The genomic interval AGAATTATTTACAAAAAGCCGGAGGATTATAGGCCGGATTTCTTACTCTTGAATAGCAACTTGTATTCTCTTGAGTAGTTACTCCGAGGAGATTCCATTGTGTAACAGGATACTGAGCAGTTGAAGGAGGGCCTTGTTGCCAATCGAAACGGTAATTTCCTTCTGGTTGCCCTTTGATGATAATTCCTTTAGTAACGGTTCCTGATGCTTTATAACAAGCAATAATGTTCCTGTTATTGCTTATAACCAACCAAGCAATCGGATTTGGAGTCGGATCTTGTTGGCATCCGCTATCTAATACCCAAATTCCCTCTAAAATCGTCTTAGAGTCCTCGATTGTTGTTTTCCCTTCTTCTTTGCAATTGAACGCATAGGTCGCAATCAAAAGGGTAAAAATAAAAGTAATTTTTTTCACTCTATTCTCCTTCCTGGGAAATAACAAGATTCCCATGTTTTATGGATCATAAAGAAATAGAATATTAGAATATAGTCAATTAATATTATTTAAATATTTATTCTTTTATATTCTATTAGTCCATTATCTACCAGAATATTTCGTTCCAGTAGATATCGTGTTTCCCGTTATCAGCTGGAGCGAAACGAGGAGAATGATTGTTCCACTGAAGAGAGACTTTCTCTAACATAGGCATCGTGCGTCTGTGATTAGAGATTTGAATCGGTTCATCTTATGTTCGGGTGGAATGAGAAGGGTCTTCTTCCTAACTCCGAATTACTCGTGTTTAAGCGAGTTTTTTCAAATACTTAGCGAGATTCTCCATGTGTTGCTTCCCTCCTTCAATCGCACCGTATTTTCGGTTCACTCTTTCAAGCTCTTCTTTGCTTGGGAAGATTTGTTCCATTGTTAAGTTGGATCCTTCTCCGGCTTCTTCAAAGACGATCTTTGATTCGAAGTCAACGTCCTTCGTTCCTTCACCGTCGCCGAGATGTTTATAAATAATAGAGTGCGGCTTCTTAATTTCCGTGAATTGTATTTTGTTTTTATAATCGTGCCCGTCCGGACCATGCATGACGAAGTCCCAGATTCCACCGTTGGAAAAATCTAAACTTTTTGTCGTTAACGTGAAACCGTCAGGACCCCACCACTCGGAAAGATGTTCCTGGGACGACCAGGCCTCGAAGAGCAAGTCGACGGACACGTCAAAGTATCTCTTGTAAATGACTTTGTTGCCTTCTATGATTGTTTCTACTTTATTTTTTTCCACGGGACCTCTCCTTCTTCATTTTTAAAAGATACTTTTCCAGCTTATCCAAGCGTTGATTCCATAGATCTCTAATTTCCTTTAACCAATCTTCCATTTCATTCATTCCTGAATCGTTAAGGCTATAGATTCTCTTTTGTGCGTCCTTCCTCATTTGAAGAACTTGAGCTTCTTTCAAGATCTTCAAATGTTGTGAAATCGCGGGGGCGCTCATCTTAAATCTTCGGCTTATCTCCGTCGAACTAAGATTTCCATTCTTCGCTACCAATCTCACTATTTCCCTTCTTGTGTCGTCCGCCAGCGCTCCAAAAGCATTCATGTTATTATATTTAATCTAATACTTAATTAAGTCAATACTTAAATAAACGCGTTTTGAAAAAATTCCATTGTGGAATTAAGAAAAAAACCGGGAGGAAAATCACAATTCGAGGATTTAGATTCTTTTTCATCGAAGGAGATTTCCGTTCGTTTTTCGGCTTCTCCGATTCAATAAGCTCAGAGTCGTATCTCAAAGGGCCTTGATTTTTAGAATGACTTTCCTTTGTGAGAACAGAATTCAGGATCAATAGTAAGATTCAAAACTTCGGGTCAAACTTCGATAGCGGCTCTCAAAAAGGATTTGCACTTTCAAATTAAGAAACAGAATTAACAATTAACTTAGGATGACTTTTAAAAAACAAAGGAAGAAGTTATGGGAAGGAACGAGATAGCTCCGGAGCACACTGCAGTTCGAGTCGCTTTATGGCGTGCACTTCATGTTCAAGTTGATTCGAATCCACACGTATTAGAGGATGAACTAGGCCTAAAACTCGTTGGTGATCAGAATTGGCGCGATCGCCCGGATATGAATCCCGAAGGAACAAGACGGATTCGTTCTTCGATTGTTGCGCGTGCGAGGTTCGTGGAAGACTTAGTGGAAGAGCAGGTAAAATTAGGAACTACTCAATACGTGATCCTCGGAGCCGGTCTTGATACGTTTGCACAACGTCGCCCGGAAATCGCTTCACGTCTTACCGTCTTCGAAGTCGATCAACCCGGTCCGCAGAAATGGAAAGAACAACGTCTTAACGAACTCGGATTCGAGAAGATTCCGGATTATCTAAAATTCGTTCCCGTTGATTTTGAAGGCGGTCAATCTTGGTGGGACAAACTCGTTGAATCCGGATTTGATCCGAACAAACCCTCGATCGTCGCCTCGACTGGCGTATCAATGTATTTGACCAGAGAAGCCAATCTTTCCACTCTGCGACAAATGGCAAACTTGTCGCCAGGATCTTGTTTCGCTACGACCTATATGCTTCCCATCGAGCTTCTCGAACCGCAAGATAAACCGACATTAGAATTTACGATTCAAAAAACACGCGAGGCGGGGACCCCGTTTATCAGTTTTTTCACGCCTACGGAAATTTTAGAATTAGCAGAGGAGGCAGGTTTTCGTAAGGCTCATTATGTTTCAATCGAAGAGATTCGAGAACGCTATTTTTTAAACCGAAGTGACGGATTGATTCCAGGGAGCGGAGAATGTTTCTTAGTCGCCATGACATAAGAATCTTCGAGGTCCAAGATACTCAAATGACTCTTTCTAATAGCCAGATAGACTATCGGCAAAGGGCTACGTTCCACTTGTCGCAGACCGTTTTCGATTCTTCCTCAAAATCCGGAAGAAGAAAATGTTTCTTATCCGTTTCTCTCAAAGGTTACGGATTTCAAATCAAATCATAAAAACAGGAAACGGTTCCATTCATGAGCAGAACGAATCCTAAAGTTGATCAATACTTCAAGAAGACGAAAACATGGAAAAACGAATTGGAGAAGTTAAGAAAGATCGTTCTCGATACCAAGTTGACTGAAGGATTGAAATGGGGCGCCCCTTGTTATACATTCCAAGATAATAATATAGTCTTGATACACGTTTTCAAGGAATATTGTGCGCTTCTTTTTTTCAAAGGAGCCTTGTTAAAAGATCCGAACAAAATTCTTATCCAGCAAACGAAGAATACACAGGCGGCCCGCCAGATTCGCTTTACCGATGTTCAGGAAATCGTTAAAGCGAAATCGATTTTGAAAGCCTATATCAAAGAAGCGATCGAAATCGAGAAGGCGGGATTAAAAGTAACGTTTAAGAAAACCAAAGAATTCGAATTCCCGGAAGAATTTCTTCGCCAATTGGACCATGTTCCTAACCTAAAATCCGCTTTCGATTCTCTGACGCCGGGACGACAAAGGGCCTATCTTCTTCATTTTTCCTCCCCAAAACAATCTAAAACTCGTGAATCGAGAGTGGAAAAATGTATAAAACGAATTCTGGATGGGAAAGGGCTCGATGATTGAGCTATCAGCTAACGTTCATTCGAAGAATGATTTCTTATTTTTGATTCCGCTTTTGGGAGTTCCGTTTGAAAGAAACTTTGAGGCAAAACCGAAAGTAGAATTCAATTTATTTTGACAATTTACATAGAAAACTCTCTATTCAATCCAAGAATCAGTAACCAATTTAAGGGAAATTTGTAACTCTTCACCATTCGAATTACATCCGAATTGGATCGCTTTTAGAAAAGATTTCAAATCAATGGTTAGAAAACGAATACAAGGAATAACCAATGAAGGAAATGAAAATCGGAAACATTACATTCACACTTTTTAATGAAGATGAGATTTGTTTGGAGGATCCGAATTCCTTTTTGGAAACCGTTTTTTCCTCCGCTTCGGAAACGATCGTATTTTCCGAAAAGAATTTTCATCAAAAATTCTATGATCTAAAATCCGGATTTGCCGGCGAAATTCTGCAAAAGATTACGAACTACAAATTGAGAATGATTGTTTTAGGAGATTTTTCCCAGTATGATTCCAAAAGTTTTCGGGACTTTATCTATGAAAGCAATCAAAACGGAAGAGTAATCTTCGTTTCTGATTTGGAAACGGGTTTGCAGTTATTAAAATAGACGGCCGCCTCCGGCCACAAAGTGCGTCCGTTCCCATTTGCAAGAAACGAACGGCACTGAGTTTTTTCCGAGCACGTTAGTCTATCTTTGACGTAAGTTTCCTTTTGGGTCAGTTCAGGTCGTCGATTTTCAAATCATCCGGAGCAGGCTGACCTTGTCCCATTTCCACAAGATTCTTTAAACTGAGTAAGAAAGTCGCCCATTTCATACTACAATGTGCGGTGAATTCGCTTTCTTTCTTCCAGTCTTGATGTCGAAAATGAATGATCGTCAATCCCGCTCCATCCGGAGCCTTGCTTGCGTTCAATTTAAAATCGATATGAGAACCGATCCAATCTTCCGGTCCGGAAGTGCATTCCCAGAGAACCCGTTGTGGAGCGAGTTCTTTCACTTTCATCTCCATATCGGCCTTATGCCCGAAACTAAAACGAATCGATTCTCCTGCCTCTGACTTTCCTCCCGAAAATGGTCCTTCGACTTCTTTCGTCCACCAACCTGCAAGACCAGCTTGAGTCGTCAATGCCTGAATCACTTCCTCAGCGCCGGAACGTATTCCGATTTTGTGATATATCCCGTTCATCTTTTTTTATCCTTCCTCATTCCTTGAATTTTTATTCTCGGCATCGCCGATAAAATCGTTATCTTAACCCTTCTCGTCGAACCATTCCGAATAGGCGTCGAGAATATGAGTCCATCCGTAATCGTGGGATTGAATTTCCTTTTCGTTTGCAAGACGTTCATGGATCAATGTCACAAGTGTCTGCGGCCTTTGATTCGTGCCGGAAGAACTTTCGATCCTAGTCGTCGGCAACGCGGTAAAAGTAACCGTGACCAGAGTATCCCTTCCTCCCGTTGCATGGGAACGCCAGGTAAACACCAGCTTCGTCGGCTCTTCGATCGTTTGATATTCTCCTTCGTGTGGAAATATTTTTCCATTGAGAGACATATCGATTCGAAACTTTCCGCCGGGTCGAGGATCTATCGAAACGGATTCAACGATTGGATCTCCGCTCAAAAACCATCGTGAAAAGTTTTCCGTGTCAAGCCAGGCACGAAAGAGCCTGGTCCGATCCGCGTTAATTTTTTTTTCTACTTTTAGAACGGGGTTTATCATTTTTTAATTCCTCTTCTTCCATAAACGCTTCCAGTCGATCCAGCTTGTTTGTCCAGAATTCTTGATGATAGGTGAGCCAAGCAAAGGCTTCCGATACTGCCTTACTTTGAAGCTCGAGTCTAAAACTTCTTCCGTCTTCCTGGGCTTTTACCTTGCGAACCAAACCTGCGCTATTCAAGACGTCGATATGTTTGGCGACTCCGGCAAACGACATGGAGAACGGTTCCGCGAGTTCCGAAATCGTTAGAGATCCTTTCCGAAGACGTTCGAGCATTCGACGTCTTGTATGATCCGCCAGAGCGGCAAAAACTCGATCGAGCTTTTCTTCCTTTTTCAGCAATTCAACCATTTAGTTGAATAAATAGGATTTAAATTTATTGTCAAATACTAAACCATGCAGTTGAATATATTTTTAGATATTTTTTAGGCTTTGATATCGATCCTTGAAGGTTTTGTCTTTTCGCGGTCGATTTCGAAGATTCCCCGAAATCGAAAAAAGTAGGAGCTATTACAAAAAGCGAAACTTCTGAAATACCGGATTCATTCGTAGGAGCTTCTACAAGGAATTCCCGATTTCTAAAGTTTGATCGGACCGATTCTCTGAGATCTGCTACAAACACAAAGTGCCTGTCAGAAAGAAGTAGGAGAAGAATCGCGATACAAATGGATCGAAATCGACGACAGATTTTAGTTTTTTAATCGAGAATCGAATTCTTACAAATTCAATCTTGAAATCCTTTGTCGGAGAATGATTTTAAAAAAATGCAATTTCGTATCGAAACGTTACCCTAAAAAAAACTTATCGGGATGAGAGTTCTCTTGTCCCTCTCGGAAAATAAGACCCAAGAACTCTGGAAGAATTTTATGACAAGGAAGAGTGAAATCCGAAATCGAATCGGAGCCGACTTCTATTCGATGCAGATCTACGAAGATTCTTATTTTAAGAATTTTGACCCCGCTAAAACATTCGAAAAATGGGCGAGTATGGAAGTCTCCGATTTTGATTCGGTCCCCGTCGAAATGGAAACCACAATTCTTCCTGCTTCTTTTTTTTCTCCGTTCGACGTCCCCTTTCCGAATTCTCATTGGATATCCATTCAACAGAGAGCTGAAAGGAACGGGTTTTCACGAACACTTCGCATTTTTAAATCGAAAATATTCTTACTAAATCTGAGGTTTACAATATGGCTGAATACTTAATCTTGATGCGATTGGATTTGATCTCGAAAGATGCGCAACCGACGCCGCAACAGCTCGAAGTTTATAGGAAACAGTATCAAGATTGGGTGGAAGGGATCGTGTTGAGAAAAAGATTTCTCGGAGGCACCGGGCTTTCCACGGATGGCAAGGTAATCAAACCCAATCAAGTGATCAGAGACGGCCCCTTTGTGGAAATCAAAGAATCCCTTGCGGGTTTTATCACGATCTTAGCGGATAATTTTGAAGATGCTGTATCGATCGCCAAGGAATGTCCTATCTTAGGCGGTGCCGGAAACAGCGTGGAAGTAAGACGAATCGTTTCGGTGCACGAAAAAGATTAAACTCTTCCACTTCGTTTGTGTAAGGAGGCGTTCTTTCCTATGAAAGCAGATGATCTAACACCGGACTTTTTCGAACCGAAACGGAAAGATCATTTTCGCGTTGTGTAAACGTTTCGGTTTGAACCAGATCGAAATTTCCGGGGATATCGCGAGGAAACGTTTCTTACAGCGGCTCTGCATTGGTGGCAGAACGGTCTTCGAGAACATCCGAAGGCTGGGATAAAGAATAAGGCATAAATCATCTTCAGCGCGCATGTATCGAACTTCGGACCCATGATTCGAAGAAAGTGAGCGCCGCTTCGGAGCCGAATACAACTATTTTATAATATTGTAGATCTGAAGCGAATTTTCTAAAACGAATTGATTGATTTTACAGAGAGTTTTTCATTCTTGGAAATCATTCTCCTTTCAACCTATAGGAAATGTTTCCATGTTCAAAGAAAATAAGAATCCGCTTCTCATCTGCGTCCTCCTCGGTTTTGGAACGGTCCTCGGACTTTCCGGGATCGATCTGGTTCTTCCAAGTATTCCGAAACTTCCGGAAGTTTTGGGAGGGGATCAGACCCGTTCCCAGTTTGTAATCGCTTCTTTTGTCGCCGGAACCGCCTTTGGGATGATACTTTTCGGAAACATCGCTTCTCGTATCGGTGCCTCCTCGCTTCTTCTTTTCTCGCTTGCGTGTTATTCTTTTACTTCCTTTCTCTGTACTCTTTCGCCTAATTTAGATTTGTTGATCGGCTTTAGATTCTTCCAAGGCCTTTCTTCCTCGGCGGCGGCTGTCCTTGCTCCGGGAATCATCAAAGATCTTTTCGACGAAAAAGGCGCGGCAAAAGCCCTAGGACTTTTGGGTAGCGTTGAATCTCTTGTTCCCGCCCTTGCTCCCGTTGTAGGCGTTTGGTTTCTGAGTATCGGCACTTGGAAATATTCATTTTTCGTAACATCGATTCTCGCATTTCTGCTCGCGCTTGTTTTTTTAATGATTCGATTGAACGGTCCTGCGAAACCTCTGTCTCCGATCAAACCGGGCTCTTATCGTAATCTTCTTTTATCGCCCGTTTTTCAAAGATATTCATTGAGCCAGGCGCTCAATTTGGGCGGTCTTCTTGTTTTTGTTTTCGGTGCTCCCGTTGTGATCGTAAAAACGATGAACTCGGATATTCATAAGTTTGCACAGATGCAGACGATCGGCGTCGTCTTCTTTATCATCGGTGCCGTTCTTTCTTCCTCTTATCTCAATCGTAAAATAAATTCGGAACATCTCATCTCGATCGGGACCGGGCTTTGTCTTTTATCTTCCCTTTTACTGATCCTTTTTTCTTTTTTGGGTGAGAATCATCCGATCACCATTCTTCTGATCTTTCCGATCATGAATTTTGGACTCGGTCTTCGAGGTCCGAACGGTTTTCTCAAAGGAATCATCGCGTCGAACGGAGATGACAACCGGGGATCTTCCTTGATTCTTCTTTCCATCATTTCGATTTCCGCCGGAGGCACCGCACTGATCGCGCCTTTTTTGAACTACGGACTTTTGGCTTTGAGTTCTTTTGTTGGATTCCTACACGCGATCGCTTGTCTGCTTCTGATTGTTCTTCCTTCCTTACCTTCCGAAACAAAGTAAGAATCGAACTAAGATCTCCGCCTTTGTCGAATTGGAAAAGGATTGACTCGCATGTGTCGGAATCAAACTCTTTGCAAAGAGAAGTCTGATTCCGAATATGATACAAGAACTGCAACTTCGTGTTGCTCCGGAAGTAGCGGGGCGGGAAGAAGAACTTCGGGCGTTTGTTTCTAAAACTCTCAAAATCGATTCAAAAGAAATCCGTCATATCGAAATCGTAAATCGATCGATCGACGCGAGACAAAAAACGATCTATGTCAATCTCAAAGTTTTGGTTTTTATCCATGAGGACTTCGTGGAGAAACCGATTCTTCTTCCTGATTATCCGAACGTAGCGAACGCGGAAGAGGTGATCGTGATCGGCGCCGGTCCTGCGGGACTTTTCGCTTCCCTTCAGTTGATCCTATCCGGCAAAAAACCGATCCTTCTCGAAAGAGGAAAG from Leptospira stimsonii carries:
- a CDS encoding DUF4180 domain-containing protein, which translates into the protein MKEMKIGNITFTLFNEDEICLEDPNSFLETVFSSASETIVFSEKNFHQKFYDLKSGFAGEILQKITNYKLRMIVLGDFSQYDSKSFRDFIYESNQNGRVIFVSDLETGLQLLK
- a CDS encoding class I SAM-dependent methyltransferase — its product is MGRNEIAPEHTAVRVALWRALHVQVDSNPHVLEDELGLKLVGDQNWRDRPDMNPEGTRRIRSSIVARARFVEDLVEEQVKLGTTQYVILGAGLDTFAQRRPEIASRLTVFEVDQPGPQKWKEQRLNELGFEKIPDYLKFVPVDFEGGQSWWDKLVESGFDPNKPSIVASTGVSMYLTREANLSTLRQMANLSPGSCFATTYMLPIELLEPQDKPTLEFTIQKTREAGTPFISFFTPTEILELAEEAGFRKAHYVSIEEIRERYFLNRSDGLIPGSGECFLVAMT
- a CDS encoding MFS transporter; protein product: MFKENKNPLLICVLLGFGTVLGLSGIDLVLPSIPKLPEVLGGDQTRSQFVIASFVAGTAFGMILFGNIASRIGASSLLLFSLACYSFTSFLCTLSPNLDLLIGFRFFQGLSSSAAAVLAPGIIKDLFDEKGAAKALGLLGSVESLVPALAPVVGVWFLSIGTWKYSFFVTSILAFLLALVFLMIRLNGPAKPLSPIKPGSYRNLLLSPVFQRYSLSQALNLGGLLVFVFGAPVVIVKTMNSDIHKFAQMQTIGVVFFIIGAVLSSSYLNRKINSEHLISIGTGLCLLSSLLLILFSFLGENHPITILLIFPIMNFGLGLRGPNGFLKGIIASNGDDNRGSSLILLSIISISAGGTALIAPFLNYGLLALSSFVGFLHAIACLLLIVLPSLPSETK
- a CDS encoding ArsR/SmtB family transcription factor; this translates as MNAFGALADDTRREIVRLVAKNGNLSSTEISRRFKMSAPAISQHLKILKEAQVLQMRKDAQKRIYSLNDSGMNEMEDWLKEIRDLWNQRLDKLEKYLLKMKKERSRGKK
- a CDS encoding YdeI/OmpD-associated family protein, translating into MSRTNPKVDQYFKKTKTWKNELEKLRKIVLDTKLTEGLKWGAPCYTFQDNNIVLIHVFKEYCALLFFKGALLKDPNKILIQQTKNTQAARQIRFTDVQEIVKAKSILKAYIKEAIEIEKAGLKVTFKKTKEFEFPEEFLRQLDHVPNLKSAFDSLTPGRQRAYLLHFSSPKQSKTRESRVEKCIKRILDGKGLDD
- a CDS encoding SRPBCC family protein; its protein translation is MINPVLKVEKKINADRTRLFRAWLDTENFSRWFLSGDPIVESVSIDPRPGGKFRIDMSLNGKIFPHEGEYQTIEEPTKLVFTWRSHATGGRDTLVTVTFTALPTTRIESSSGTNQRPQTLVTLIHERLANEKEIQSHDYGWTHILDAYSEWFDEKG
- a CDS encoding SRPBCC family protein encodes the protein MNGIYHKIGIRSGAEEVIQALTTQAGLAGWWTKEVEGPFSGGKSEAGESIRFSFGHKADMEMKVKELAPQRVLWECTSGPEDWIGSHIDFKLNASKAPDGAGLTIIHFRHQDWKKESEFTAHCSMKWATFLLSLKNLVEMGQGQPAPDDLKIDDLN
- a CDS encoding YciI family protein, whose protein sequence is MAEYLILMRLDLISKDAQPTPQQLEVYRKQYQDWVEGIVLRKRFLGGTGLSTDGKVIKPNQVIRDGPFVEIKESLAGFITILADNFEDAVSIAKECPILGGAGNSVEVRRIVSVHEKD
- a CDS encoding SRPBCC family protein encodes the protein MEKNKVETIIEGNKVIYKRYFDVSVDLLFEAWSSQEHLSEWWGPDGFTLTTKSLDFSNGGIWDFVMHGPDGHDYKNKIQFTEIKKPHSIIYKHLGDGEGTKDVDFESKIVFEEAGEGSNLTMEQIFPSKEELERVNRKYGAIEGGKQHMENLAKYLKKLA
- a CDS encoding ArsR/SmtB family transcription factor, with amino-acid sequence MLERLRKGSLTISELAEPFSMSFAGVAKHIDVLNSAGLVRKVKAQEDGRSFRLELQSKAVSEAFAWLTYHQEFWTNKLDRLEAFMEEEELKNDKPRSKSRKKN